The following DNA comes from Lynx canadensis isolate LIC74 chromosome C2, mLynCan4.pri.v2, whole genome shotgun sequence.
GTCATTCCTTCAGTGGTGACTTTGCAGTTTCAACTCTAACCAAGATCACTTTTTAGTTCACTGTGTTAAATTAAAGAAAGTATGACGTTGGCTAGAATTTGGCAGAAGTCACATATGGGGCTGCAAACACTATGGAAAATTAACCTATGCACATCTCAGGAACAGGAttgtgatttttgtgtatttgcaCTTCCCACTAGCCCTCAACTATCTCCCAGGATGCAGTTTACCCTAAGGCAATGGAGGTACAAATGTTTTCTGCTAGTAGTGACCCACAGGCACCAAATAATCCTTAATTTGCTCTTAAAGAGAACTTGGTTCAATCTtgcattttacagctgaggaaacagagacccTAAGAGTATGTAGCTCTTGCCCAACATAACCATCATTATCAGCTTCGTCATCATCTTGAACTTACCGTGCCCTCTCCATGTGCTGGCCACTGAGATGTATGCACATCGTACCATATCATCCTCTTACAATCCTCGGTGCTATTTTCACCCTTATTTATCAATGAGGAAATGAATGCTCAAAGCAATGGTATACcatgctcagggtcacacaggtgAAAGAAAAGTCTTGGGTTCCTCCTTCAGagccagaattcttttttaaattttttaaatttattttatttttaacatgtgtttatttctgagagacagagagaggcagagcacaagcaggggaggggcaagagagagaaggagccacagaatccgaagcaggctccaggctctgagcggtcagcacagagccggacctggggcttgaacccacagaccacgagatcatgacctgcttaGAAGTGTGACACCTAACCGAaggaggcacccaggtgccccagagccagCATCATTAATCACTGTATCAAACTGCCTATTGATTGTGCTGTCATAGTTAGAGCTTAGGGCTCAGGACTACCAAACAGTCGGTACAGCTGATACACAATTTATCACATTTTAGGCATTCAAAGATACTGTggagcaaatgaataaatgaaaactataagcACAAAACATAATGTTACGTCTTCACAAATTTATCCGCAACAAATTTTCACCAATACATTTGAAAGAGTGGCTCCATCAACACAGTTACTTAGacatgctttattttctttcaaaattacttCTACATTTAATCActattttaacagaaaataaaagatacttgagagagggagagtgtgcattAACTGCCAGAAGTTGTGTCCTGAGAATATGGCTAACATATATGAGGATAcattgaagaaaataagaataaatataaacaacaaagaaataattaatgataaaattGAAACTAgtagttttttaaagaattaatataaCGTCAACTTTTTGAAGTTTCTAAAAAGATGGCCTATGTAGTATATagtgatatgtatatacacatacctataTTTCCCTAAATGAGCATTGACTTATATGTCAATATACTGTCTTCTGATACCCTTTATTGGTGCTTTAATGTCATCTAGCAGGTATTGAATAAAAATGTCAGTAAGGCAGACAAGAATTCGTTTTAATCTACCATAATCATATGTTACagattttctaaaaattacaaattttattattttttaacattttttaatgtttatttttgagagagagagagtcaaagcatgagcaggggaggggcagaaagaaagggagacacagaatctgaagcaggctccaggctccaagctgtcagcacagagccggatgcagggcttgaactcatggatcgtgagatcatgacctgagctgaagtcagatgcttatccaactgagccacccacgcaccccagaaaatacacatttaaagtatATGTTCTACCCACACATTGTATTGCAAAACacactctttatttctccattttgatACCAACATGCTCAGTCCCAGACTTTCTTTTCAAGccaaaaatatatcaatatattcaatatcagtttattcaacaaatatttcctggctACCCATTATGTGCCAAGCCCCTAGGATAAAGAAGGGGGCATTAGTCCTATTTTTgcattcaaaaaaataagtagcTCTGTCAACTTGGTGGTGAATTATACGTTAAAATTCAGTTGACCTTTAAAAAAGGCTAAAACTGTCTTTTTGCCAGATGTGTGATTGCCTGGGAAACTTTTATAACAAAGAGTCTAAataggtttttgctttttcttttaaattcttcttaGTATTTCAGAAGATAaggagcttttttaaaattaaagatggaaaaattttaagttattacGAGTTAAACAGAGTTCATCTCTACAAAAGGAGAACTTATCcatggatattttcattttaggggCAAAATCATATAATTCCTATAAGATATTGCAGccaaatgtattttttgaattCATTGTGTAATATTTTTCACCACTGCTCAGCATTCCTAATAGCTTCTGTGATTTTTGTAGAAGTAATATCCACTCATTGTATAAAATATgagctaaatgtccatcaaaacaGGAATAGATATGCagctaaagaaaataaaccagagtTTCTGGgattaatctgaaaaaaaatcttaaatacagagtattgagcaaaatacatatttatagtatgattacatttctttctttttttttcctttcttgtcctaGTCTTTTATTTGTTAACcagtaatctttaaaaataaatgcacaggaatgcaaattggtacagccactctggagaacagtatggaggttcctcaaaaaattaaaactaggactaccttatgacccagcaactacactactaagtatttactcaaaggatacaaaaatacagaatcaaaggggtacatgcaccccgatgtttatagcagcactaacaacaatagccaaatgaatggataaacaaattgtggtatgtgtatatatatatatatatatatatatatatatacacaaatatatacattgtatatatatataaatatatatatttgtatttatatactatatatataaatatatatgtatttatatacatataatgtatgaataatacatacatataatgtatgAATAATAAAtgcatggataaacaaattgtggtattttatatatatatatatatatatatatatacgtatatatacacacacacacatacaaacacacacacacaatggaatattattcggccataacagaatgaaatcttgccatttgcaatgatgtggatagagctggagagtattatgctaagcaaagtaagtcagagaaagacaaataccacatgatttcactcatatgtggaatttaagaaacaacaaatgttcaTGGGGGGGGGTTGGAAAAGAGAGGCAAataaggaaacagactcttaagtataaagaacaaactgatggttagtaGAGGCAAGGTCGGTTGGGGgatgtgttaaataggtgatggggattcgGAGGACACTTCTTGAGATGAGCCATGGGTGTTaaatgtaagcaatgaatcactaaattcttgaaactaatattacactctgttaactaactggaatttaaataaaaactaaaaaactaaaaaaagaaacattatagttaactaaaaaaataaataaatgcagaaggaaagCAACAAACAAAAGCGGGCGATCTGCATAGTGGGTGGAAAATGACCGTAAGCCACCGCACAAGAGAAGttcctgttttgttctgtggGGCCAGGAGGTTACAGTACTGTGTGCTCACCTTTCTTCTCCCCGATGAAGGTCGCAAACAgctaatttttgcttttcaaccatttttattcatcttattCTCTGACTCCATACATTCCAGAAGGCTCAACGGATTTGTAATACACTTCCAAGATGAAGGGAAATTTCTTGCTCATTGTTTGCCTGACATGTTGGCTTGTGTCCAtcttattaaacaaaaaatatgctCCAAAAACACCCACAAATTCAACTACTAAAACTCCTTTAAAGATCTTCTTGGCCAGTGGTTCCACAGTGTGGGCCATCATGTAACCAACAGGCAGGTGAGTGGGCAGCAAGGGAGAACTGCATTGCTGTTTATAATGCTATACCCGAGACGCTTACATCTGATACCATTTCTATAAAACTTTAAGCCATATATAACAATACCATATAGTACTAAATGGCTGtacatagtaaaaatataaaaatctctgtGGGTCGATAAACAAGTTTGGAatagtggagatggagagaaaagacTAGAAATGAGATCAAAGAAGGGTACCCAAGGGAGGAAGAGGTCAAATGTATTTGTACTAGACGAACAATTAACCTCTAGGCAGAACTTACAGGTGATTCTAGGGGCCCAATGCTGATGGCCTTTTGACCAATGTCAGAAAGTGGCTGTTTCCTATCATTTAATGTTTTCAGGTTGTTTAAGGTAAGAAAGTCACTCCTGACcttattttcttgtggtttgaGTACAAATCttaattctgaaaaataacaaagaaaaagggaaaagaaagaaaagtaaaaataaaaaaataaataaaagaaaagcctcTGAAATTGGCATAGTAAAATGTTGTTAAGAGCTGGCACTTTGAATTTCCAGTTCTGAGATGTTTATTATACTATACTTTATACTTTTCTATATACTTGAGCTGTGTCACAATTTAAAAAcgtaaattatatgaaattagaaataagagaacacttaaaaaaaattctgacaagCCAAAAGGCCACAATTCTACCATCCAGAAATAGCCGCCTCTACATTTCGGTGTGTTTTTATAGTCCTATGTGTGGGAAATGAGACAATACTTTttgttacaattttaaaaaattatataagtatattttcagaatataaataTTCATCCTCACATCTTTCCTGAATGACATTTCATTGTATTTCTGTAAAATGCTATATTTAATCAATCCTCCCTTCCTGGAAATACAGGCTGTTTCAACTTTCataatttgaaataatgttttaacGAATGTTCTTCTACATGTATTTTCTATACACAACCATGATAACTTCCTTAAAGTATagttttgtaagtaaagtttctGGGCCAAAACTATACACAGAACTTTAGGTTTAAAGCATATTTtgaaattgctttccaaaaagaTATTAAGCTACATTAACATGAGAGACCCTATATTCTCAGAATAgcacttattatttaaaaaatctttaatagtTGCGTAATATTgaattttactctttttactattagaattttctttttcacaccTTTGCCTATATCTTAGCCAGACATTTATCTTCTTTCCTATAGTTCTATaagatttttatgttaaataaattcactttttcttatgcattttgaatattttctctatGTTGTGTTTTGCCTTTCCTTTTAGTTTAGAGTGTTTTTAATGTCTTGAAATGTATAAGTTAAATCTATCAATATTTCCCTTTATGTTTTCTGCTTATATGTATAGTCATTTATGTAATCTGTAGCATTTCTGTTTCACTTTCTATTTGGATATTCAACACATATGGagtttattttagtatatttggGCATATGGTGCTAGGAatctaattctattttattatagatTATTACAAATAGTCGATCAGCTGTCTCCAAGGCATTCATTGAATAATCCAGACTTAACCTGctaacttgaatttttttcaatacttAATTCTCATATATTctgtttgtgaattttccattcttttgccatagtcaaataagttatttttttttcacgaAAAGATGTATTTCTAGTACATTTTTGAAAGAACTTTAAGAATTGAGTTTTCCTACAGTTAacattgtgttaattttttttttttttttagtattttttttttcaacgtttatttattttttgggacagagagagacagagcatgaacgggggaagggcagagagagagggagacacagaatcggaaacaggctccaggctctgagccatcagcccagagcccgacgcggggctcgaactcacggaccgcgagatcgtgacctggctgaagtcggacgcttaaccgactgcgccacccaggcgccccgtgtgttaaattttttaatgcaattgaCATAACTTGAAGTTGTTCTTGGAATTCTCGTCTACTTATGCCTAGAGAAGATAAAAAATTGAGGCACAATCTATCGATTCCTGACATTTGGAATCATtctaatcaaaatgaaaatccaaGGAAATGGAATTTATAATCACAACAATTACAATATATGATGCACAAAGACTTAGGCAATACTGACCCTTCATTGGCTAAAATGATAATAACAGGAAGTTGCAAAGCTGGGCTAGCTTGTTATCCTTGCTTAAGCTACTGGGTGTTATCATCCACCTGATAGAAATCTCAGGTTTATAcctctctattttatttctatctcttCTTTGGGTCAGTGGAAAGGATGAAAATTCAAAGGACATGATCCAAACCTTCTTACTCTTATCCTCGTTCTCACCTTTGGACAATGAGTATTTGAATTTCTTACATTCTCCCTTCTCAAATTACATGAAATTAC
Coding sequences within:
- the LOC115524280 gene encoding protein CEBPZOS-like, whose amino-acid sequence is MAHTVEPLAKKIFKGVLVVEFVGVFGAYFLFNKMDTSQHVRQTMSKKFPFILEVYYKSVEPSGMYGVRE